A segment of the Deltaproteobacteria bacterium genome:
CGGCTCAGTTGATCGTCCCATCCCAGGAAACTGGAAATAGAGTTCAGCAGTTTCTTGAAGTCATCCAAACGCTTCTGAATTATTTCGTACACCTGCTCGTCGTCCACCTCCCAGTACAGGTGGACCAACCGATTTCGAAATTTCGCCATCTTGGCAAGCTCTTCGGCGAAATCCCCGTCCATGGCGCCGACTTCTCCCATAACCCTGAACGTATCGCCATAGTCCTCGGGAACCCGGTATCCATTGCGCGCTATGATGTGGTTGCACATATCAATGGCTGACTCAATAGCTACTATGAAATGGTATTTCGAGCTCCCAAGCTTATCGGGGTCTTTAATGAATACATCTTCGGATAGCTTGCCCAGTTCCCTGAGGCGAGCAACACTTCTTCTGAGTTGAGAGACCAGCTTGACCATCTTTTCTTGATCATACAGGGGCATTGACAACCTCATTGAGATATCTTTTTCGAAAAGGAAAAAAATCGAAGTACTCCTTCAGGATTCTCCCCTGAAAGTCTGCCCGCATGTTCGGGTTTCTATCCAAAATCACTCTCCCGCTACGAATAACGCTCTGACAAAATGACAGGGGAGCTCCGTTAAGGATACGCACGTCAACCCGGTATCCAACAACCTTTTCCAGTTGTGTCTCAAGATCAATCTCAAAATCAACCGGGT
Coding sequences within it:
- a CDS encoding DUF86 domain-containing protein encodes the protein MPLYDQEKMVKLVSQLRRSVARLRELGKLSEDVFIKDPDKLGSSKYHFIVAIESAIDMCNHIIARNGYRVPEDYGDTFRVMGEVGAMDGDFAEELAKMAKFRNRLVHLYWEVDDEQVYEIIQKRLDDFKKLLNSISSFLGWDDQLSRP
- a CDS encoding nucleotidyltransferase domain-containing protein: MNKKRKSLDVSEKERIVEKICLFLERQGDEIVVGYLFGSFNTAERFSDIDLAVLVKHHEKNPVDFEIDLETQLEKVVGYRVDVRILNGAPLSFCQSVIRSGRVILDRNPNMRADFQGRILKEYFDFFPFRKRYLNEVVNAPV